A window of Methanolobus sediminis contains these coding sequences:
- a CDS encoding bactofilin family protein has translation MKPGLQALCRIMLLVVTFMLFIHTAAAYTTIESGDTVVIDDVIDDDVIVAGGNVIIEGTVNGDVVVAGGTVNVKGTIEEDLIVAAGDVTISGTVGDDVRVASGTLTIDGSVQDDVISFTGETILADTGNIGGDLSAGSGKITILGDVVGNVEASAKEIDIEGNIGGNAELNAEKITISPDASIAGNLEYRSRSETKIEEGVVGNNIQYYEMEYHDNGRIVSSLISGLISYLALVLIGLIGLAIWPEYMENIAAKTSESPGMAFLTGLLVLIVASILAILLFVTIIGIPLGLIMMVTLFVMLYVARIIASIWIGRHLLSKMGKSTRTMNEMAFGLLVLLIVSAIPIIGGLIYLAATLIPIGNIYMAARN, from the coding sequence ATGAAACCTGGCTTACAAGCTTTATGCAGGATTATGCTGCTGGTTGTTACTTTTATGTTATTCATCCATACGGCTGCAGCATATACCACAATTGAAAGTGGTGACACAGTTGTCATTGATGATGTGATAGATGATGATGTGATTGTTGCCGGCGGAAATGTTATAATTGAGGGGACCGTCAATGGTGATGTGGTCGTTGCCGGTGGCACGGTTAACGTGAAAGGAACCATTGAAGAAGATCTTATCGTTGCTGCAGGAGATGTTACTATCAGCGGTACGGTAGGCGATGATGTAAGGGTCGCATCGGGAACGCTAACGATTGACGGAAGTGTGCAGGATGATGTAATTTCCTTTACCGGTGAGACGATTCTTGCTGATACGGGAAACATTGGAGGAGACCTTTCAGCCGGTTCAGGGAAGATCACTATTCTGGGAGACGTTGTTGGTAACGTAGAAGCTTCTGCAAAAGAGATCGATATTGAAGGTAATATTGGCGGAAATGCAGAACTAAACGCGGAGAAAATAACAATATCACCTGATGCTTCCATAGCTGGTAATCTTGAATACAGGAGCAGATCCGAAACAAAAATTGAGGAAGGAGTTGTTGGGAATAATATTCAATACTACGAAATGGAATATCATGACAATGGTAGAATTGTATCATCCCTGATAAGCGGACTTATTTCATATCTTGCATTGGTCCTTATAGGTCTTATCGGACTGGCGATATGGCCGGAATACATGGAAAATATCGCTGCTAAAACTTCTGAATCTCCAGGAATGGCTTTTCTTACAGGACTGCTTGTTCTGATAGTAGCAAGTATACTGGCAATACTGCTCTTTGTCACTATCATAGGAATTCCACTGGGACTTATCATGATGGTAACTCTCTTTGTAATGCTTTACGTTGCAAGGATAATAGCATCCATATGGATCGGACGTCATCTGCTAAGTAAAATGGGTAAAAGTACAAGGACAATGAACGAAATGGCATTCGGACTTCTGGTACTGCTCATTGTAAGTGCAATCCCGATCATAGGCGGACTTATTTATCTGGCTGCAACACTCATACCAATTGGTAACATCTATATGGCAGCAAGAAACTGA
- the gyrB gene encoding DNA topoisomerase (ATP-hydrolyzing) subunit B: MSEKQTYDASNIQVLEGLEAVRKRPSMYIGSIDGRGLHHLVYEVVDNSIDEALAGYCTQIDVSINHDGTITVQDNGRGIPVGTHSKYNKSALEVVMTILHAGGKFDKNTYKVSGGLHGVGVSVVNALSEWLEAEVQRDGKIYYQRYERGTPTDDLLEIGETSSTGTKITFMPDSKIFETTKFAYETLATRLRELAFLNKGIKISIADDRGEEKVEEKFEYEGGIVSFVEHLNHNKNPLHESPIYFERTKDDTVVEISMQYTDSYAESVFSFVNNINTHEGGTHLVGFKAALTRVANDYIKKNNLAKGDAKLSGEDIREGLTAIISVKITEPQFEGQTKTKLGNSEVKGIVESMVSEGLAEYMEETPKVATAILQKALDAQRAREAAKKARELTRRKSALDVSTLPGKLADCSEKDPSVSELYLVEGDSAGGSAKQGRDRKNQAILPLRGKILNVEKARLAKILKNNEILAFITAMGTGIGDDYDIEKARYHKVIIMTDADVDGAHIRTLILTLFYRYMKPMIDAGYVYIAQPPLYKIKKGKAEYYVYSDRELAAKLEEIGDKGVGIQRYKGLGEMNPEQLWETTMNPETRTLLQVTMEDAVAADEIFTILMGDDVAPRKQFITTHAKDVANLDV; the protein is encoded by the coding sequence ATGAGTGAAAAACAGACTTATGATGCAAGCAATATTCAGGTACTTGAAGGGCTGGAAGCTGTTCGCAAACGCCCGAGCATGTACATCGGAAGTATCGATGGCAGGGGACTTCACCACCTGGTCTACGAAGTAGTGGACAACAGTATCGATGAAGCACTGGCCGGATATTGTACACAGATAGATGTATCGATAAATCATGACGGGACCATCACAGTCCAGGATAACGGACGAGGTATTCCGGTAGGAACACACTCGAAATACAACAAATCCGCACTTGAAGTGGTAATGACCATTCTCCATGCAGGAGGTAAATTCGATAAGAACACCTACAAGGTATCCGGTGGTCTGCACGGTGTTGGTGTTTCAGTTGTGAATGCACTTTCCGAGTGGCTGGAAGCCGAGGTCCAGCGTGACGGGAAAATATACTACCAGCGCTATGAACGTGGAACTCCTACGGATGACCTGCTGGAGATAGGAGAAACTTCCAGTACAGGTACAAAAATAACTTTCATGCCGGATTCCAAAATATTTGAGACCACTAAATTCGCGTATGAAACACTTGCAACAAGGCTTCGTGAACTTGCATTCCTCAACAAAGGAATTAAAATCAGCATAGCGGATGACCGTGGGGAAGAAAAGGTCGAAGAGAAATTCGAGTATGAAGGCGGTATCGTTTCTTTTGTGGAACACCTCAACCACAACAAGAACCCACTTCACGAATCACCTATCTATTTTGAAAGAACAAAAGACGATACTGTTGTTGAGATCTCAATGCAGTACACGGACAGTTATGCTGAATCTGTATTCTCATTCGTGAATAACATCAACACCCACGAAGGTGGTACTCACCTCGTTGGGTTTAAGGCGGCACTCACAAGGGTTGCTAACGATTACATAAAAAAGAACAATCTTGCAAAAGGTGATGCAAAGCTTTCAGGTGAAGATATCCGTGAAGGTCTCACAGCCATCATCAGCGTCAAGATCACAGAACCCCAATTTGAGGGACAGACCAAAACCAAGCTCGGTAACAGTGAAGTAAAGGGTATTGTCGAGTCCATGGTATCTGAAGGACTTGCAGAATACATGGAAGAAACTCCAAAAGTTGCCACTGCCATCCTTCAGAAAGCTCTTGATGCACAGCGTGCAAGAGAAGCAGCAAAGAAAGCAAGGGAACTCACACGCAGAAAGAGTGCTCTTGATGTCAGTACACTTCCTGGAAAGCTGGCAGATTGTTCCGAGAAGGATCCATCCGTAAGCGAACTGTATCTTGTGGAAGGAGACTCTGCAGGTGGTTCTGCAAAGCAGGGAAGAGACCGTAAGAACCAGGCAATCCTTCCGCTCAGAGGTAAAATCCTCAACGTTGAGAAAGCACGTTTAGCAAAGATCCTCAAGAACAATGAGATCCTTGCATTCATTACAGCTATGGGTACCGGAATCGGTGATGATTACGACATCGAAAAAGCACGTTACCATAAAGTAATCATCATGACTGATGCTGATGTTGACGGAGCTCACATCAGGACACTCATACTTACACTATTCTACAGGTACATGAAACCCATGATAGATGCCGGTTATGTGTACATTGCACAGCCTCCTCTTTACAAGATTAAGAAGGGGAAAGCAGAGTATTACGTCTATTCTGACCGTGAGCTTGCAGCAAAACTGGAAGAGATCGGTGACAAGGGTGTAGGTATACAGCGTTACAAGGGTCTTGGAGAAATGAACCCTGAGCAGCTCTGGGAAACAACCATGAACCCTGAGACAAGAACACTTCTCCAGGTCACCATGGAAGATGCGGTTGCTGCTGATGAGATATTCACCATCCTTATGGGTGATGACGTAGCGCCACGTAAACAATTCATTACAACGCACGCAAAGGACGTTGCGAACCTGGATGTCTGA
- a CDS encoding MFS transporter, producing the protein MEGIPTERLVTSVQKSKSKNKHETLKLIVILGASMLTIMGAAAIAPALPEMLKFFADVPNAGLFVSMVVTLPALGIIISSPFIGVLADKYSRKKMLIVALAIFGFVGASGAVLNSLYMILACRVLLGIGISGMTICATALLADNYSGVELRKKMGLQSACMGFGAVILEITGGALADISWHAPFYIYLISLVLIPGALISISSSKNNPVLEKNELKNNKPHGHAHRLEKWNLDLKSIALIYIATIVMMVLFFSVPTKLPFVLDEKGIDSALLIGALISIPGLFATFGALSHIRISGFISEIKTNVFFFMILGAGVFTLSIVSNMTILIAGLIVTGIAFGIINATNLSWLGRIAPEQMRGKIFSGYATVLFFGQFICPIVIQPILKTGTLYDAYAFLGIAAIALGIVFGIVNVMGIIEQTPVITEHHVAIGIEE; encoded by the coding sequence ATGGAAGGAATTCCTACTGAAAGACTAGTAACAAGTGTTCAAAAAAGTAAATCTAAGAATAAACATGAGACTTTAAAACTCATTGTTATCCTTGGTGCATCAATGTTAACTATCATGGGTGCAGCTGCAATTGCACCGGCACTCCCGGAGATGCTGAAATTCTTTGCTGATGTGCCAAATGCGGGTCTTTTTGTTTCCATGGTTGTCACTCTTCCTGCTCTTGGAATTATTATCAGTTCGCCTTTCATTGGTGTGCTTGCTGATAAATATAGCAGGAAAAAAATGCTTATAGTCGCACTTGCAATCTTTGGATTTGTAGGTGCAAGCGGTGCAGTTCTTAATTCACTATACATGATACTTGCTTGCAGGGTGCTACTTGGAATTGGCATATCTGGTATGACTATATGTGCAACTGCTTTACTGGCAGACAATTACTCTGGCGTGGAACTGAGGAAAAAAATGGGACTACAATCAGCTTGTATGGGTTTTGGTGCTGTAATACTTGAGATTACAGGTGGTGCACTTGCAGATATCAGCTGGCATGCACCTTTCTATATTTACCTTATATCACTGGTGCTAATCCCTGGAGCACTGATATCTATCAGCAGCTCGAAGAATAATCCTGTTCTGGAAAAAAACGAACTGAAAAACAATAAACCACACGGACATGCACATCGTCTGGAGAAATGGAATCTTGACCTGAAAAGCATAGCTTTGATCTATATAGCAACAATAGTGATGATGGTACTTTTCTTCTCAGTTCCAACAAAACTTCCATTCGTTCTGGATGAAAAAGGAATCGATTCTGCACTCCTTATAGGTGCCCTGATATCCATACCCGGACTTTTCGCAACATTTGGAGCACTGAGTCATATAAGAATTTCTGGCTTCATTTCTGAGATAAAGACTAATGTCTTTTTTTTCATGATACTTGGTGCAGGTGTTTTCACCCTATCGATTGTATCTAATATGACTATACTAATAGCAGGTTTGATTGTTACAGGAATTGCTTTCGGCATCATTAATGCAACAAACCTGAGCTGGCTTGGAAGAATTGCACCAGAGCAAATGAGAGGAAAGATATTTTCCGGATATGCAACTGTTCTTTTCTTTGGACAATTTATATGCCCGATAGTCATCCAGCCTATACTTAAGACTGGTACACTCTACGATGCATATGCATTCCTTGGAATAGCAGCAATCGCACTTGGAATAGTATTTGGAATTGTTAATGTCATGGGAATCATTGAGCAAACACCAGTAATCACTGAGCACCATGTAGCAATTGGAATCGAAGAGTAA
- a CDS encoding GTP-binding protein, with product MKVSIIGGATGSGKTTLILKLAKYLNSKGEKIGVIVQETGEVDYDEKTLTELGIKTREVNSVCIPCSLDTDIRSNLLTIQEEFNPDTVFIEAEETVLPHKLKADLERMELADVELLPSVVLVDSLDFETEEDQLTEYVRKQTSGAEIVCIGKIWLDTNEHSDAVSKLVRNLNPEAKIAFYPENDYESFPAELLE from the coding sequence ATGAAAGTTAGCATAATAGGCGGAGCTACAGGCAGCGGCAAGACCACACTTATTCTGAAACTTGCAAAATATCTCAATTCCAAAGGAGAGAAGATCGGAGTCATAGTTCAGGAAACAGGCGAAGTAGATTATGATGAGAAAACGCTCACTGAACTTGGAATTAAGACAAGGGAAGTCAACAGTGTGTGTATTCCATGTTCTCTTGATACCGATATAAGAAGTAATCTCCTGACAATACAGGAAGAATTCAACCCGGATACAGTATTCATTGAAGCCGAAGAGACAGTGCTACCTCACAAGCTAAAAGCTGACCTTGAAAGAATGGAGCTTGCTGATGTAGAACTTTTGCCTTCTGTTGTACTTGTGGATTCACTTGATTTTGAAACGGAAGAAGACCAGCTTACAGAGTATGTCAGGAAACAAACATCAGGTGCAGAGATTGTTTGTATCGGCAAGATATGGTTAGATACTAACGAACATTCCGATGCTGTTTCAAAGCTTGTCAGGAACCTTAATCCTGAAGCTAAAATAGCCTTTTATCCTGAAAATGATTATGAGAGTTTCCCGGCTGAATTACTGGAATGA
- a CDS encoding HTH domain-containing protein, whose protein sequence is MVDFACKEFEIEAVIKCGLNLTKAELQILKYFLQYGQNWLTTEKIAEELELNLSTVQRSVKKLYERKILIRSQNNMDGGGYFFVYKIRSKKDIHELIMEIVNSWVKRVDSELQSWADENQ, encoded by the coding sequence ATGGTTGACTTTGCCTGTAAAGAGTTTGAGATCGAAGCTGTAATTAAATGCGGATTGAACCTGACAAAAGCCGAACTTCAGATATTGAAGTATTTCCTGCAATACGGACAGAACTGGCTTACTACAGAAAAAATAGCTGAAGAGCTCGAACTTAACCTTTCAACTGTCCAGAGAAGTGTAAAGAAACTCTATGAAAGAAAAATACTCATCCGCTCCCAGAACAACATGGATGGCGGAGGATACTTCTTTGTATACAAGATCCGCAGCAAGAAGGATATTCATGAACTTATCATGGAGATCGTCAATAGCTGGGTCAAGAGAGTGGACAGTGAATTGCAGTCATGGGCTGACGAGAACCAGTAG
- a CDS encoding DUF2115 domain-containing protein → MNTSELLSRLQKDSRSISNADISLARAYAMEAVEHVPEPYKTIYSSDYFIFLYESFLEIRKCRPDEIVIREIDPADYEAALSSINEKNDPGDRKRDAMNRFISIVHIYLTFIVKKPLHPVGMIFPGGLKITEDGIFYYCPVKDKQTETGISFCEFCICKNSEEQ, encoded by the coding sequence ATGAATACTTCAGAACTTCTTTCCAGGCTGCAAAAAGACAGCAGAAGTATCAGCAATGCAGACATCAGCCTTGCACGAGCTTATGCTATGGAAGCTGTGGAACATGTCCCTGAGCCTTACAAAACCATCTATTCATCTGATTATTTTATATTCCTCTATGAAAGTTTCCTGGAAATCCGGAAGTGCAGGCCGGATGAAATTGTGATACGGGAAATTGATCCGGCAGACTATGAAGCGGCTCTTTCCAGTATAAACGAGAAAAACGACCCGGGCGACAGGAAAAGAGATGCTATGAACCGGTTTATCAGTATCGTTCATATCTACCTTACTTTCATAGTCAAAAAACCACTGCATCCTGTGGGAATGATTTTCCCCGGAGGACTAAAGATAACAGAAGATGGAATTTTTTATTATTGTCCAGTCAAGGATAAGCAAACTGAAACCGGCATCTCATTTTGTGAGTTCTGTATCTGTAAGAACAGTGAAGAACAGTAA
- a CDS encoding O-acetylhomoserine aminocarboxypropyltransferase/cysteine synthase family protein: protein MTKRNYGPNTLALHAGQEPDPTTGSRAVPIYQTASYTFKDAEHAANLFGLKEFGNIYTRLMNPTTDVLEKRVAAIEGGTGALAVSSGMSAITLATLGVTGPGDEIVAADNLYGGTYQLFNNTFKNLARKVVFVDSTKPEEFKKAITEKTKAIYTEIIGNPKLDVPNLEEISKIAHEAGIPLIVDNTVGIGIVKPIDLGADIVVLSATKFLGGHGTTIGGVIVDSGKFNWDNGKFPGLTEPDPGYHGLKYWETFGDFPELGNIAFIIKMRVHLLRDLGPALSPFNSFLLLQGLETLPLRIERHSSNALKVAEFLNDHPAVEWVNYPGLKGHPSHELATKYLKGKYGAILGFGIKGGLEAGKKFIDSVELLSHLANIGDAKTLVIHPASTTHQQLTADERLSTGVTDDFIRMSVGLEDVEDLIADIDQALKRSQEL from the coding sequence ATGACCAAAAGAAACTATGGACCAAATACCCTGGCGTTACATGCAGGGCAGGAACCTGATCCTACAACAGGGTCACGTGCGGTTCCTATCTACCAGACAGCATCATACACATTCAAAGACGCAGAACATGCAGCCAATCTTTTCGGACTGAAGGAATTCGGTAACATCTACACAAGGCTCATGAACCCAACCACCGATGTGCTTGAAAAGAGAGTTGCTGCCATTGAAGGTGGTACAGGTGCACTTGCAGTTTCCTCTGGGATGTCCGCCATCACTCTTGCAACACTAGGTGTGACAGGGCCGGGCGATGAGATCGTTGCAGCCGATAACCTCTACGGTGGAACTTACCAATTATTCAATAACACATTCAAGAACCTTGCAAGAAAAGTGGTCTTTGTGGATTCTACAAAACCTGAAGAATTCAAAAAAGCTATTACAGAGAAAACAAAGGCAATCTACACCGAGATAATCGGAAATCCGAAACTAGATGTACCAAACCTTGAGGAAATTTCAAAGATAGCACATGAAGCAGGAATACCACTTATAGTTGACAACACTGTGGGAATCGGTATTGTAAAACCTATTGACCTTGGAGCAGACATTGTGGTACTTTCCGCAACCAAATTCCTTGGAGGACACGGAACAACTATCGGCGGAGTCATTGTTGATTCCGGTAAATTCAACTGGGACAACGGAAAGTTCCCCGGGCTTACAGAACCTGACCCTGGTTATCACGGCCTCAAATACTGGGAAACATTCGGTGATTTTCCGGAACTTGGTAACATCGCATTCATAATCAAGATGAGAGTGCACTTGCTGCGTGATCTTGGACCTGCACTGAGTCCTTTCAATTCATTCCTGCTGCTGCAGGGACTTGAGACACTTCCACTAAGGATTGAAAGACATAGCAGTAATGCACTCAAGGTTGCAGAGTTCCTGAACGATCATCCTGCCGTTGAATGGGTGAATTATCCGGGACTTAAAGGACATCCAAGCCATGAACTTGCAACAAAATACCTGAAAGGAAAGTATGGTGCAATCCTTGGGTTTGGGATCAAAGGCGGTCTTGAAGCAGGAAAGAAATTTATTGATAGTGTTGAACTACTTTCACACCTTGCAAACATCGGTGACGCAAAGACACTTGTCATCCACCCTGCATCAACAACTCACCAGCAGCTGACCGCTGATGAGAGGCTGTCAACCGGAGTCACTGATGACTTCATCCGCATGTCCGTGGGACTTGAAGATGTGGAAGACCTGATAGCTGACATTGACCAGGCGCTTAAAAGATCCCAGGAACTATGA
- the metX gene encoding homoserine O-acetyltransferase MetX, giving the protein MKKECVGIVETKFFNLPGELVLDSGKKLKEVQIAYETYGKLNPDKSNAILICHALTGDAHAAGLHSGESKAGWWDTLIGPGKIIDTDKYFVICSNVLGGCKGSTGPSSINPETGKEYGTAFPFITIKDMVKAQKELVDHFGIKKLFAIIGGSMGGTQVLQWSVTYPDSVGKAIVIASTARSSPQQIAFSEVGRMAILSDPDWNNGDYYSGNAPIHGLALARMIGHITYLSDDSMHQKFGRKLQDKQDLDYNLGFDFQVESYLHYQGQSFTKRFDANSYLYITKALDYFDLTLNGSLIEGMKNARAKFLIVAVSSDWLYPPYQSKEVVSALTANDIDVTYREIESNYGHDAFLLESGQLGYIIGNFLSHTLVSDIMKKEIKTIRNGLSIEETAQVMFENGITHLPVVDDENVITGIVTSWDISKAVAMKCNSLDMIMVRDVITANGNEDIESAAKKMEQHNISALPVVDESNKIIGIIGSEEINRLIGSS; this is encoded by the coding sequence ATGAAGAAAGAATGTGTTGGGATCGTAGAGACTAAGTTCTTCAATCTTCCAGGAGAACTGGTGCTTGACAGTGGAAAAAAGCTGAAGGAAGTCCAAATAGCTTACGAGACCTACGGAAAGCTGAATCCCGATAAAAGCAATGCGATTCTCATCTGCCATGCACTCACCGGCGATGCTCACGCAGCCGGTCTGCATAGCGGTGAAAGCAAAGCCGGATGGTGGGATACACTGATAGGGCCTGGAAAGATCATTGATACTGACAAGTATTTTGTAATTTGTTCCAATGTACTGGGAGGATGCAAAGGCTCGACCGGACCATCCTCCATAAATCCTGAAACCGGTAAAGAATACGGAACCGCTTTCCCCTTCATAACCATAAAGGATATGGTAAAAGCCCAGAAGGAACTTGTCGACCACTTTGGTATTAAGAAACTCTTTGCTATTATCGGAGGTTCTATGGGAGGAACTCAGGTTCTTCAGTGGTCTGTGACATATCCTGATAGCGTAGGCAAGGCAATTGTTATTGCAAGTACGGCACGTTCCTCACCTCAGCAAATAGCATTCAGTGAGGTGGGAAGAATGGCTATACTCTCTGATCCTGACTGGAACAACGGTGATTATTATTCAGGTAACGCACCCATTCATGGTCTTGCGCTGGCAAGAATGATCGGACATATAACCTATCTGAGTGATGACTCCATGCACCAGAAGTTTGGAAGAAAACTCCAGGACAAGCAGGATCTGGATTATAACCTTGGTTTTGATTTCCAGGTTGAGAGCTACCTGCATTATCAGGGACAGTCCTTTACAAAGAGATTTGATGCGAATTCCTATCTTTATATTACAAAGGCACTGGACTACTTTGACCTTACATTGAATGGTTCCCTGATAGAAGGAATGAAAAATGCGAGGGCAAAGTTCCTGATCGTAGCGGTGAGCTCTGACTGGCTTTATCCACCATACCAGTCGAAAGAAGTTGTTTCCGCATTAACTGCTAATGACATTGATGTGACCTACAGGGAGATCGAGTCCAATTACGGACATGATGCTTTCCTGCTGGAATCCGGGCAGCTTGGTTACATTATCGGTAACTTCCTTTCACATACACTTGTTTCCGATATAATGAAAAAAGAGATTAAAACTATCAGAAATGGGTTGAGTATTGAGGAAACTGCACAGGTCATGTTTGAGAATGGAATTACTCATCTGCCGGTTGTAGATGATGAGAATGTAATCACAGGAATTGTGACATCATGGGATATTTCAAAAGCAGTTGCCATGAAATGTAACTCACTTGACATGATAATGGTTAGAGATGTGATAACGGCAAACGGAAATGAAGATATTGAAAGTGCTGCAAAGAAAATGGAGCAGCATAATATTTCTGCTCTCCCCGTAGTTGATGAATCAAACAAAATTATTGGAATCATCGGCAGCGAGGAGATCAACCGGCTTATTGGAAGTTCCTGA
- a CDS encoding 4Fe-4S binding protein, whose amino-acid sequence MLKITPYLGILVVIVSIAGLWFPLLGYFLLLVFATLLITSVFRGRWFCGNLCPRGSFNDFWVGKITRGKKIPKILRSYRVRIPLFLLMMGFMGYRLLNTHGLINQIGMVFVIMCLVTTTIALIAGTTVSPRTWCTFCPMGTIQNLIGGQKYQLHTDESKCINCNKCEKVCPMQLDVHTNSTKPDCIKCGRCITACPTKALSFKA is encoded by the coding sequence GTGCTGAAAATTACTCCATATCTTGGAATCCTTGTCGTTATCGTATCCATTGCAGGACTCTGGTTCCCGCTTCTGGGATATTTCCTGCTGCTTGTCTTTGCAACACTGCTTATAACAAGTGTCTTCCGTGGAAGATGGTTCTGCGGAAACCTCTGCCCGAGAGGAAGTTTCAATGACTTCTGGGTTGGGAAAATAACAAGAGGAAAGAAAATACCAAAAATACTGAGAAGCTACCGGGTCAGGATTCCCCTGTTCCTGCTCATGATGGGATTTATGGGCTACAGGCTCCTCAACACACACGGACTTATCAACCAGATCGGTATGGTCTTTGTTATCATGTGCCTGGTTACAACTACAATTGCACTGATCGCAGGAACTACAGTCAGTCCACGTACATGGTGTACATTCTGTCCAATGGGAACCATACAGAACCTCATAGGTGGCCAGAAATACCAGCTCCATACAGATGAATCAAAGTGTATCAACTGTAACAAGTGTGAGAAGGTCTGCCCGATGCAGCTTGATGTCCACACCAACAGCACCAAGCCTGACTGTATCAAGTGTGGAAGATGCATTACAGCATGTCCGACAAAAGCACTGTCATTCAAGGCCTGA